From Thermoflavifilum aggregans, a single genomic window includes:
- the xerD gene encoding site-specific tyrosine recombinase XerD, with protein MIWDSYIQGFVAYLKLEKDLSPHSIEAYRHDVRLFAQYLEDAGRTIGPDAVQISDLKDFVRAISEIGLAATSQARIISGLRMFFHFLVLEEVITQNPAALLELPKIRRKLPDVLTVEEIDRMIAAIDLSKPEGMRNKAMLETLYSCGLRVSELICLRISDLYPEVGFIRVIGKGNKQRLVPIGTLALKYIDLYLHHVRVHLSPQPGDRDILFLNRRGRPLTRVMVFHIVKSLAQAAGIRKNISPHTFRHSFATHLLEGGADLKAVKDMLGHESITTTEIYTHIDTGYLRDTLDRFHPHFHAI; from the coding sequence ATGATCTGGGACTCGTACATACAGGGGTTTGTGGCTTACCTGAAGCTAGAAAAGGATTTATCGCCCCATTCCATTGAAGCCTACCGGCATGATGTGCGGCTGTTTGCACAATACCTGGAGGATGCCGGACGAACAATAGGTCCGGATGCCGTGCAAATCAGCGATTTGAAGGATTTTGTGCGTGCGATCAGCGAAATAGGGCTGGCGGCCACTTCTCAGGCCCGTATCATTTCGGGATTACGTATGTTTTTCCATTTTCTGGTCCTGGAAGAAGTTATCACCCAAAATCCCGCAGCTTTGCTGGAGCTGCCCAAAATCAGGCGTAAGCTTCCCGATGTGCTGACGGTGGAAGAAATTGACCGGATGATAGCCGCCATTGATCTCAGCAAGCCGGAAGGCATGCGCAACAAAGCCATGCTGGAAACATTGTACAGTTGCGGTTTGCGTGTGAGCGAACTCATCTGCTTGCGTATATCAGACTTATATCCGGAAGTGGGTTTTATCCGTGTCATCGGCAAGGGCAATAAGCAGCGGCTGGTGCCCATCGGCACATTGGCCCTGAAATATATTGACCTTTATCTTCACCATGTACGGGTACATCTTTCGCCACAGCCCGGCGATCGCGATATTTTGTTTCTTAACCGGCGAGGCCGGCCGTTGACACGGGTGATGGTGTTTCATATTGTGAAATCGCTGGCGCAAGCGGCCGGTATCCGGAAAAACATTTCGCCCCACACATTCCGACATTCATTTGCTACGCATCTGCTGGAAGGCGGTGCCGACCTGAAGGCCGTGAAAGATATGCTGGGGCATGAAAGCATTACTACCACAGAAATTTATACCCATATTGACACCGGTTACCTGAGGGATACGCTCGACCGCTTTCATCCGCATTTTCATGCCATTTAA
- a CDS encoding WbqC family protein: protein MSSILSNENLLIDLQSVPCISYVKMLIEYPRWLFDINLYHEKKSYANRFYVAGPNGMILISIPLEKGKRQRTPVKDIRIYNREAWQAHHWKTLVSAYRRSPWFEYFEDELRVFFEKRYAFLVDWNRDWLEWIKKVLQIEAEIHFTDRFIPPAEAAGLAAVDYRYRIQPPPGNTDPEIRYHQVFEERTGFLPDLSILDLICCEGRKARSYLQGIAENG, encoded by the coding sequence ATGTCATCAATACTTTCTAATGAAAATTTACTAATTGATTTACAATCTGTTCCATGTATTTCTTACGTAAAAATGTTAATTGAATATCCTCGATGGTTATTTGATATTAATTTGTATCACGAGAAGAAGAGTTACGCCAATCGGTTTTATGTGGCGGGGCCTAATGGCATGATTCTGATCAGCATTCCCCTCGAAAAAGGAAAGCGGCAGCGTACGCCGGTAAAGGATATTCGGATTTACAACCGGGAAGCCTGGCAGGCACATCATTGGAAGACGTTGGTATCGGCTTACCGACGCAGTCCCTGGTTTGAGTATTTTGAAGATGAGCTTCGGGTATTTTTTGAAAAGCGCTATGCATTTTTGGTTGACTGGAACCGGGATTGGCTGGAGTGGATCAAAAAAGTGCTTCAAATAGAGGCAGAAATCCATTTTACGGATCGCTTTATTCCGCCGGCTGAAGCTGCTGGTTTGGCTGCTGTGGATTATCGGTACCGGATTCAGCCTCCGCCGGGCAATACAGATCCGGAGATTCGCTATCATCAGGTATTTGAAGAGCGAACCGGATTTTTGCCGGATTTGAGTATCTTGGATCTCATCTGCTGTGAGGGCCGGAAGGCGCGTAGCTATTTGCAGGGAATAGCTGAAAATGGATAA
- a CDS encoding TonB-dependent receptor — MHSLTTRYLGALLCMFCTSVATAQNVIKGQIVDQATGESLSNASVYIQGTGEGTISDRTGHFTLTTRHAFPVTLVISFVGYKTQNITLQEPQTSLTIQLVPTEILGKETIISATRVPERIIESPVSIERLNNVQLKQAAAPDFYDAIGNLKGVNVVNSGLLFPTLSTRGFAASGNTSVNQFLDGMNTEAPGLNFSVGNVIGVNDLDLDNVELLPGAASALYGAGGTNGTILITSKDPFLYQGFSALVKEGVMHVNDPEHGATLFQEYEARYAQAFQNKWAFKLNFDYIKGYDWIADDTSDYDAQNFTVKAGTRATDPAYDGVNVYGDEITVNIQDVAQQMAQAGVISPQAASQVPNQNVTRTGYREKYLVDYNTYNLKLSGMLAYKITPKITASLTAYYGSGTTVYTGSDRYSLNHFHIGMYKAQIKGEHFNLFGYTTQEDAGKSYNATVLGELINEAWKPSTTWYPQFVGAYLQAKQQGAPDALAFQIARAYADQGMPAPTDANFGQYKDQVNSSPIPQGARFIEHSSLWHYEGFYDFSYLTQQVVDLQAGVSYNRYHLNSKGTLFDDQSKKLTIDQYGVFLQASRKLIHERLRLIASARYDKNQNFEGKLTPRFAAVITVAPNNTIRLSYQTGYKLPTNQNQYIDLNVGRARLIGGLPQFINKYNLVNNPGFTVDNVNQYAAAYQAAYIANLQQGQSQQQAQYNAAVTAEKVLQPYVFKTFKPETVYSYELGYRGIIHQVFMIDAYVYAANYKDFFGSVFLIQAKNGPQQIIPQDPNKYYGPQLASDQTRNVYQVTVNSDGRIKTFGWAIGIDYQLPKHYLLSGNLSYNKLNGAPAGFFTQFNTPDYQANMGFSNPDVFNGWGFDIHWRYQNAFLYQGSFAVGQVPAFSTLDAAISYRLVRQKLLFKLGGTNILNHYYQNAFGNPKIGALYYVSVGYNVF; from the coding sequence ATGCACTCGCTTACTACCCGCTACCTTGGCGCTTTGTTGTGCATGTTCTGCACTTCCGTCGCCACCGCACAAAATGTAATCAAAGGTCAGATCGTTGATCAGGCTACCGGAGAAAGCCTCAGCAATGCCTCGGTATATATCCAGGGCACGGGCGAAGGCACCATCAGCGATCGCACGGGTCATTTTACGCTGACCACCCGTCATGCCTTTCCCGTCACGCTGGTCATCTCCTTTGTGGGGTACAAAACCCAAAACATTACACTTCAGGAACCGCAAACCTCACTTACCATCCAACTGGTACCTACGGAAATCCTGGGCAAAGAAACCATTATCTCAGCCACCCGGGTGCCCGAACGTATCATCGAATCACCCGTTTCCATTGAAAGGCTGAACAACGTACAGCTGAAACAAGCCGCCGCGCCCGACTTTTACGATGCCATCGGCAACCTGAAAGGCGTAAATGTGGTGAATTCGGGACTGCTCTTCCCTACCCTTTCCACACGCGGATTTGCAGCCAGTGGCAATACATCTGTGAATCAGTTTCTTGACGGTATGAATACAGAAGCCCCGGGATTGAATTTTTCGGTAGGCAATGTGATTGGGGTAAATGATCTGGATCTGGACAACGTGGAACTGTTACCCGGAGCCGCTTCTGCCCTTTATGGTGCGGGCGGCACCAACGGTACCATTTTAATCACCAGCAAAGACCCCTTCCTGTATCAGGGTTTCAGCGCGTTGGTAAAAGAAGGGGTAATGCATGTGAATGATCCAGAACACGGTGCCACGCTTTTCCAGGAATATGAAGCCCGCTATGCTCAGGCATTTCAAAACAAATGGGCTTTTAAACTCAACTTTGATTACATCAAAGGCTATGACTGGATTGCCGACGATACCAGCGATTATGATGCGCAGAACTTTACCGTGAAAGCCGGCACCCGCGCTACCGATCCCGCATATGATGGCGTGAACGTGTATGGCGATGAAATCACCGTAAACATTCAGGATGTAGCCCAGCAAATGGCACAAGCTGGAGTCATCTCTCCTCAGGCCGCCAGTCAGGTGCCTAATCAGAACGTAACCCGCACCGGCTATCGGGAAAAATACCTGGTGGACTACAACACCTATAATCTAAAACTGAGCGGCATGCTGGCCTATAAAATCACTCCGAAAATAACAGCTTCGCTAACGGCTTATTATGGCTCCGGCACTACTGTATATACCGGCTCAGATCGTTATTCCCTGAATCATTTCCATATCGGTATGTATAAAGCCCAGATCAAAGGCGAACATTTCAATCTATTTGGTTATACCACCCAAGAAGATGCCGGCAAAAGCTACAATGCAACCGTGTTGGGTGAACTGATCAATGAAGCTTGGAAACCCAGCACCACCTGGTATCCGCAGTTTGTGGGTGCCTACCTGCAAGCCAAGCAACAGGGCGCTCCCGATGCACTGGCATTTCAAATAGCACGGGCTTATGCCGACCAGGGCATGCCCGCTCCTACAGATGCAAATTTCGGACAGTACAAAGACCAGGTAAACAGCTCCCCTATTCCACAAGGAGCAAGATTTATAGAACACTCCAGCCTCTGGCATTACGAAGGTTTCTATGACTTTTCCTATCTCACACAACAGGTGGTAGACCTGCAGGCCGGCGTCAGCTATAATCGCTATCATCTGAATTCAAAAGGGACATTGTTCGATGATCAAAGTAAAAAACTCACTATTGACCAGTATGGGGTTTTCCTGCAGGCCTCACGCAAGCTGATACACGAACGATTGAGACTGATTGCATCTGCACGATACGACAAGAACCAGAATTTTGAAGGAAAACTCACGCCGCGCTTCGCAGCTGTGATCACCGTTGCGCCCAACAATACCATTCGCTTATCCTATCAGACGGGATATAAACTGCCCACTAACCAGAATCAATATATTGATTTAAATGTGGGACGGGCAAGGCTGATTGGTGGATTACCCCAATTCATCAACAAATACAATCTGGTCAATAATCCCGGATTTACGGTGGATAATGTAAATCAATATGCAGCTGCCTATCAGGCTGCCTATATTGCCAACCTGCAGCAAGGGCAATCACAACAACAGGCACAATACAACGCTGCTGTAACAGCTGAAAAAGTACTGCAGCCTTATGTTTTCAAAACATTCAAACCCGAAACGGTTTATTCCTATGAACTGGGCTACCGAGGCATTATCCATCAGGTGTTTATGATTGATGCCTATGTATATGCCGCCAATTACAAGGATTTCTTTGGTTCCGTATTTTTAATTCAGGCTAAAAACGGCCCGCAGCAAATTATTCCGCAGGATCCTAATAAATACTACGGTCCGCAGCTGGCCAGCGATCAAACCAGAAATGTATATCAGGTAACGGTTAACAGCGATGGACGCATTAAAACCTTTGGCTGGGCCATAGGCATAGATTATCAGCTTCCAAAACATTATCTGCTGAGCGGCAATCTTTCTTACAACAAGCTAAATGGCGCTCCTGCCGGTTTCTTTACCCAGTTTAATACACCCGACTATCAGGCCAACATGGGTTTCAGCAATCCGGATGTATTTAATGGCTGGGGATTTGATATACACTGGAGATATCAGAATGCATTTCTGTATCAGGGGAGTTTTGCTGTGGGACAGGTGCCGGCTTTCAGTACCCTGGATGCAGCCATCAGCTATCGGCTGGTCAGGCAAAAACTCTTGTTCAAGCTGGGTGGCACCAATATCCTGAATCATTATTATCAAAACGCATTTGGCAATCCCAAGATAGGAGCTTTGTATTATGTATCTGTAGGGTATAATGTGTTTTGA
- a CDS encoding methyltransferase RsmF C-terminal domain-like protein, with the protein MTNLPEDFLKLIPTLPDVNVQAFLDAHQQPAPVSIRLHPVKWKKWASDKRPEDLLPVSSPVPWAQHGFYLRERPSFMFDPLFYAGAYYVQEASSMFVDFVMKKWTVQRRSTPALLLDLCAAPGGKSTILLDHLQPDDLLVSNETIPQRLQILQENLIRWGYPQIVLTQAEAHYFQSLPMGFDLILVDAPCSGSGMFRKDRQMCRLWTSGSVWACSKKQQHLVTDIWPALKPGGWLIYSTCSFSVEEDEQVVDTLITQAQAEALHLQIPDGWGIVQTVTPQHRAPVYRFYPDRLEGEGFFLAVLRKPDHQTIQSRSAFLKKQQIFEFEELKTHWPEAYLPKDAHVGLIRHREQAYLFPAAHTHTLHELARRVPLRQAGLCVGKFNKEWIPDHALSLQIGLRENLPALELDREQALRYLQKHSPDANQLTPGWYLVTYHRFPLGWIKSIGHRINNYYPAAWKMNRTIPENFFP; encoded by the coding sequence TTGACCAACCTTCCTGAAGATTTTCTGAAACTGATTCCCACATTGCCGGATGTAAATGTTCAGGCTTTTCTGGATGCGCATCAGCAACCTGCGCCCGTGAGCATCCGTCTGCATCCGGTGAAATGGAAAAAATGGGCATCTGACAAACGGCCGGAAGATCTTTTACCTGTTTCATCTCCGGTGCCCTGGGCCCAACATGGGTTTTATCTTCGGGAAAGGCCCTCCTTTATGTTTGATCCGTTGTTTTATGCAGGTGCTTATTATGTGCAGGAAGCTTCATCCATGTTTGTGGACTTCGTTATGAAAAAATGGACTGTCCAACGTCGTTCCACACCGGCTTTGTTGCTGGATCTTTGTGCCGCACCCGGTGGTAAATCCACCATTCTGCTCGATCATCTGCAGCCCGATGACCTGCTGGTAAGCAACGAAACTATACCTCAACGCCTGCAAATCCTGCAGGAAAATCTGATTCGATGGGGATATCCGCAGATAGTGCTGACACAGGCGGAGGCTCATTATTTTCAAAGCCTGCCGATGGGTTTTGACCTGATTCTGGTAGATGCTCCCTGTTCTGGATCGGGTATGTTCCGCAAAGACCGGCAGATGTGCCGATTGTGGACATCCGGTAGCGTATGGGCCTGCAGCAAAAAACAACAACATCTGGTAACAGATATCTGGCCAGCGCTAAAGCCCGGCGGATGGCTGATTTACAGCACCTGTTCTTTTTCAGTGGAAGAAGATGAACAAGTTGTAGATACATTGATTACCCAAGCCCAGGCCGAAGCTCTTCATCTGCAAATTCCCGATGGCTGGGGCATCGTACAAACAGTCACGCCCCAACACCGGGCACCTGTATATCGTTTTTACCCGGATCGGCTGGAAGGTGAAGGCTTTTTCCTGGCCGTTCTCCGCAAGCCTGACCATCAAACCATACAATCCCGTTCGGCATTTTTAAAAAAGCAGCAAATCTTTGAATTTGAGGAACTGAAAACCCATTGGCCAGAAGCTTATTTACCGAAGGACGCTCATGTTGGCCTGATCCGGCACCGCGAACAGGCATATCTTTTCCCCGCGGCCCATACCCACACACTTCATGAGCTTGCCCGCCGCGTGCCCCTGCGCCAGGCAGGATTGTGTGTGGGAAAATTTAACAAAGAATGGATACCCGACCATGCCCTGTCTTTGCAGATCGGACTGCGAGAAAACCTACCTGCTTTAGAATTGGATCGCGAACAGGCCCTGCGCTATTTGCAAAAACACAGTCCCGATGCGAATCAGTTAACACCCGGTTGGTATCTGGTCACATACCATCGTTTCCCGCTGGGGTGGATCAAATCCATTGGGCATCGCATCAATAATTATTATCCTGCCGCCTGGAAAATGAATCGTACCATTCCGGAAAATTTTTTCCCATGA
- a CDS encoding glycogen synthase: protein MEVLHVSAECYPVAKVGGLGDVVGALPKYQQRQGWIAKVVMPCYRTRFLIEHEFELVHQGGLWLGPTWYHFNVIREKHNLLGFDLYLLEIPGLIEGDQVYGCFNDLERFTAFQIGVMEWLNSWRHHPDVVHCHDHHTGLIPFMMNYCYKYDYLRQIPTVFTIHNAQYQGQFGWDKAYYLPAYDPWKAGMLDWNHLINPMAAAVKCSWRVTTVSPHYLDELCISAAGLEELFRQERQKALGILNGIDTETWNPATDPRIMHHYDVQTVRKGKAANKTDICRRFQLDETKPLFVFIGRLVYEKGADLLPDAVARSLYESQYALNFIFLGSGDPHMEWLLRQAEYHHHTNCKSYIGYDENLSHQLYAAADFLLMPSRIEPCGLNQMYAMRYGTIPIVRAVGGLYDTVIDIGDPGGYGIRFLQPSVWDITHAISRAMELYQHPEEMLKLQQHIMQLDFSWDKSAQEYLHLYAQLKP from the coding sequence ATGGAGGTATTGCACGTAAGCGCGGAATGTTATCCGGTGGCCAAGGTAGGTGGATTGGGAGATGTGGTGGGAGCCTTGCCAAAATATCAGCAGCGACAGGGATGGATTGCCAAGGTGGTGATGCCTTGTTACCGTACCCGGTTCTTGATTGAACATGAGTTTGAACTGGTGCATCAGGGCGGTCTTTGGCTGGGACCTACATGGTACCATTTCAATGTGATCCGGGAAAAACATAACCTGCTGGGATTTGATTTGTATTTACTGGAGATTCCGGGATTGATTGAAGGAGATCAGGTTTATGGTTGTTTTAATGACCTGGAACGATTTACAGCTTTTCAGATTGGTGTGATGGAATGGCTCAACAGCTGGCGTCATCATCCGGATGTGGTGCATTGCCATGATCATCACACGGGGCTGATTCCCTTCATGATGAATTATTGTTACAAGTACGATTACCTCCGGCAGATTCCCACAGTGTTTACCATACACAACGCCCAGTACCAGGGGCAATTTGGCTGGGACAAGGCCTATTATCTACCGGCTTATGATCCCTGGAAAGCGGGCATGCTCGACTGGAATCATCTGATTAATCCAATGGCTGCCGCTGTGAAATGCAGCTGGCGCGTTACAACGGTTTCACCACACTATCTGGATGAATTATGCATATCGGCTGCCGGGCTGGAGGAGCTTTTCAGGCAGGAACGACAGAAGGCTTTGGGTATTCTGAATGGGATTGACACGGAAACCTGGAATCCGGCAACAGATCCGCGCATCATGCATCACTATGATGTGCAAACAGTTAGGAAAGGAAAAGCAGCCAACAAAACCGACATCTGCAGGCGCTTTCAGCTGGATGAAACAAAACCTCTGTTTGTATTCATTGGCCGGCTGGTGTATGAAAAAGGAGCTGATTTGTTGCCCGATGCGGTAGCCCGGAGTTTGTATGAGTCGCAATATGCGTTGAATTTTATTTTTCTTGGCAGCGGTGATCCCCACATGGAATGGTTGTTGAGACAGGCCGAATATCATCATCACACGAATTGCAAATCTTATATTGGTTACGATGAAAATCTTTCCCATCAGCTTTATGCTGCAGCGGATTTTCTGCTGATGCCATCCCGCATAGAGCCCTGCGGCCTGAATCAGATGTATGCCATGCGATATGGCACCATACCTATTGTGCGGGCGGTGGGTGGTTTGTACGATACCGTGATCGACATAGGCGATCCGGGAGGCTATGGCATTCGTTTTTTGCAACCCTCGGTGTGGGATATCACCCATGCCATTTCTCGTGCCATGGAACTATATCAGCATCCGGAAGA
- a CDS encoding RHS repeat domain-containing protein, whose product MMWVGSCYPLHAQYFYQDLYSTWQTNAKQQLYRQWKVKKIQIYSYDANHERDNSFSVEKQFSPDYRELNSTTHSLVNGDSWLTSRYDSQYRITESLDSSDFAINLTQYQYDPAGRLREIYIVSRTPSTGIGETMLTETHIFQYDSAGHPLRMWKIKNQTDTSVARFITDSNGRVIRETDSLDGRVQNFYFTYTPEGWLSTISRYDSSQQKPITTLQLDYDGDGQISRMTVIAGGNGGSTVWAYAYDERHLVQTERCLADGKTFIGSVEYGYDFY is encoded by the coding sequence ATGATGTGGGTCGGAAGCTGTTATCCGCTGCATGCGCAATATTTTTATCAGGATTTATATTCCACCTGGCAAACCAATGCCAAACAGCAGCTTTACCGGCAATGGAAGGTGAAGAAAATTCAGATTTACAGCTATGATGCCAATCACGAACGTGATAATAGCTTTTCGGTAGAAAAACAATTTTCCCCGGATTACCGGGAGCTGAATTCGACTACCCATTCGCTGGTAAACGGTGATTCCTGGCTCACCAGCCGTTATGATAGCCAATACAGGATTACGGAAAGCCTGGATAGTTCTGATTTTGCCATTAACCTCACCCAATATCAGTATGACCCTGCCGGAAGGTTAAGAGAAATTTATATTGTTTCCCGGACTCCTTCAACCGGCATCGGAGAAACCATGCTCACCGAAACCCATATATTTCAATATGACTCAGCCGGACATCCCCTGCGGATGTGGAAAATTAAAAACCAGACAGACACCAGTGTAGCTCGGTTTATTACAGATTCAAACGGCAGGGTAATCCGGGAAACCGATAGCCTGGATGGGCGCGTACAGAATTTCTATTTTACTTACACCCCGGAGGGCTGGCTAAGTACTATTTCGCGATATGATTCATCGCAGCAGAAACCCATCACCACCTTGCAGCTGGATTACGATGGAGACGGGCAAATCAGCCGGATGACAGTTATTGCCGGTGGCAACGGAGGATCAACAGTATGGGCATACGCCTATGATGAACGGCATCTAGTTCAGACAGAAAGATGCCTGGCAGACGGGAAAACTTTCATCGGCAGTGTGGAATATGGGTATGATTTTTACTGA
- a CDS encoding phosphatase PAP2 family protein codes for MRIRKIACFPGMMFAFLFCICKLTAQKIQALSVADSAAATQLHISSGINAHRSSSANWFDKPMVKDGLVPGLLIGDGLATYDHHKFLFSSAGLKGEIVEDYPHFHTSVDNYLQYVPAAETFALRFTHLQPAHDIKHQLVLFLTTTLIQGVVVTSLKYAVHEQRPDGSDFHSFPSGHTTTAFGGAMFLYEEYKSSSHHWIAYTGFPVAAATAALRLYNNKHWYSDVAVGAALGMLCTEASYAILPDIDRWFHGKHPAHDVTKENLPWLFLSKQGRW; via the coding sequence ATGCGGATCAGAAAAATAGCATGTTTTCCGGGGATGATGTTTGCTTTCCTGTTTTGCATCTGTAAACTCACGGCACAAAAAATACAGGCCCTTTCTGTAGCTGATAGCGCCGCAGCAACGCAGCTACACATCAGCTCCGGCATAAATGCTCATCGATCTTCATCTGCCAACTGGTTCGATAAGCCCATGGTCAAGGATGGGCTGGTGCCAGGCCTGTTGATAGGCGATGGTCTTGCCACTTATGATCATCACAAATTCTTGTTCAGCAGTGCGGGTTTGAAAGGAGAAATTGTGGAAGATTATCCGCATTTTCACACGTCAGTTGATAACTATCTGCAGTATGTGCCTGCAGCAGAGACATTTGCCCTTCGTTTCACCCACCTGCAGCCTGCGCATGATATAAAGCATCAGTTAGTTTTATTTCTCACTACCACATTGATTCAGGGCGTAGTCGTAACCAGCCTGAAATATGCCGTGCATGAGCAAAGACCCGATGGAAGCGATTTTCATTCCTTTCCTTCGGGGCATACCACCACGGCTTTTGGTGGGGCTATGTTTTTATATGAAGAATACAAAAGCAGTTCGCATCATTGGATAGCATATACTGGATTTCCTGTTGCCGCTGCCACCGCAGCCCTTCGGCTGTATAACAACAAGCACTGGTACTCCGATGTGGCAGTAGGTGCTGCTTTAGGCATGCTTTGCACGGAAGCTTCCTATGCAATTTTACCGGATATTGACCGCTGGTTTCATGGGAAACATCCAGCCCATGATGTGACAAAAGAAAACCTGCCCTGGCTGTTTTTAAGCAAGCAGGGCAGGTGGTGA